The Methylomonas montana genome has a window encoding:
- a CDS encoding HD-GYP domain-containing protein translates to MIKKIDVSELCPDMYIHDLNCGWMEHTFLRNSFLVKNSSEIEKIIAAGIRYVYIDTSRGLDMPEALSAEEVHQQLEAKMQSLGQSLTPTAPKQVAMPEELVKARRIFSEASAIVNTVLLDCRMGKQVEVEKLEPIIASITGSIFRNPDAIVSLLKIKQADKYTFQHSVAVSTLLISFCRAMEIDRASIELVGIGGLLHDIGKMKVPEQILNKPGKLSETEFAIMKKHVDYGCTLLENTPDLSPISISIAAEHHERHDGSGYPLGIKGDAISLYGQMAAIVDVYDALTSNRVYHSGMEPTEVLKKMLEWSEHHFNTPLVHHFIRTIGIYPVGTLVRLESGYLAVVVEQNHDDLLHPKVRLIFNSKTHSYIPPRDCDLSKADGIDRIVTFEAPSRWRIDPARHLLV, encoded by the coding sequence TGCCCCGACATGTACATCCATGACCTCAATTGCGGCTGGATGGAACACACGTTTTTGCGCAACAGTTTTTTGGTGAAAAATAGCAGCGAGATCGAAAAAATAATCGCTGCCGGCATACGCTACGTTTACATCGATACCAGTCGCGGACTGGATATGCCGGAAGCGCTCAGCGCCGAAGAAGTGCATCAACAGTTGGAAGCCAAAATGCAGAGCCTGGGCCAAAGCCTGACACCCACCGCTCCGAAACAGGTGGCCATGCCGGAAGAGCTGGTCAAGGCCCGGCGCATCTTTAGCGAAGCCAGCGCCATCGTGAATACCGTTCTGCTCGATTGCCGGATGGGCAAACAAGTCGAAGTAGAAAAACTGGAACCCATCATTGCCTCCATTACCGGCTCGATTTTTCGTAACCCCGACGCCATCGTCAGCCTGCTGAAAATCAAACAGGCCGACAAATATACGTTTCAGCATTCGGTTGCGGTCAGCACGCTGTTGATTAGTTTCTGTCGGGCGATGGAGATCGATCGAGCCAGCATCGAACTGGTCGGCATAGGCGGATTGTTGCACGACATCGGCAAAATGAAAGTGCCGGAGCAGATTTTGAACAAACCCGGCAAGCTCAGCGAAACCGAGTTCGCCATCATGAAAAAGCATGTCGATTACGGTTGCACGCTTTTGGAAAATACCCCCGACTTATCGCCGATTTCGATCAGCATCGCCGCCGAACATCACGAGCGGCATGACGGCAGCGGCTATCCTTTGGGAATCAAAGGGGACGCCATCAGCCTCTATGGCCAGATGGCCGCTATCGTCGATGTTTATGATGCACTGACCTCCAATCGCGTTTATCACAGCGGCATGGAGCCAACGGAAGTGCTAAAGAAGATGCTGGAATGGAGCGAACATCACTTCAATACGCCGCTGGTCCACCATTTCATCCGCACCATCGGCATTTATCCGGTCGGCACCCTGGTGCGTCTGGAAAGCGGTTATTTGGCGGTCGTGGTCGAGCAAAATCATGATGATTTGCTGCACCCCAAAGTCAGGTTGATCTTCAACAGCAAGACGCATAGCTACATTCCGCCTCGGGATTGCGACTTATCCAAAGCCGACGGCATAGACCGAATCGTCACATTTGAAGCGCCCTCGCGCTGGCGTATCGATCCGGCTCGGCATCTTTTAGTCTGA
- a CDS encoding TonB-dependent siderophore receptor, which produces MAPRSSRKTSIGNRHMSIKLCPLSVAMISALGTPIVIAAEQNIAFNIPPQALGSALNAYADTANIQLSYPADLTAGLKSPGVSGQYTTQQALQKLLIGTGIVTRTTANGTITLQKSPDSQADVSTLSAVTVSGDRAYSDAADPYSKDYATTKAFAATKTNTPIIETPTSIQVIARAVMDDQKSSRVKDALENVSGVRAQPSLGSSVGYIVRGFRTGNIYRNGLLMSEGTFGDLDSANLENIEVLKGPAQLYGRTEPGGLISLTTKKGLDTPYYSLEQQFGSYDLYRTQWDAGGPLTDDKSLVYRFSGAYQSNDSFRDFVSVDRMVFNPSITWLPSAATDVTIDIEGTEKTAPADFGIPFIGNRPAAIPISRNLGDPNTPLGEQSSVKIGSEINHRFNDDWAIHNRFLASLSDGTTTFVNPAPAFNAAAALNQTTGLMQRNIFQQTSEQEHYATNLDLTGKFRTGDLKHDVLLGFDYYRSFDSYGGNGKWKEADPALAINIYNPYPSYGISRAAFDNSLLTSNTFGSPANGGIGNRAKLFNSWYGVYFQDQTTFWDKLHIMGGGRYDWTETGRGNGFNFSDAAGRVNEFKKEDQGFSPKVGILYEAMDELSLYGNWTTSFGANNAPSADGKTFDPQIGEQFEAGIKTQLFDQRLLATLAYYHLSKDNILVNDLSTADPFDKIANLQRSQGIELDMTGYLSNHFSLIGSYAFTDARIIKDYSGGTQGNRLNNVPEHSGSLWLKYDMNGYAARDGFSAGVGGVAAGAREGDNTNTFQMPGYVRMDAFVAYKQKVGGSRVTAQFNIRNLLDKRYYESTDPDSNVAPALGVYPGAPVTAIGSIRVEY; this is translated from the coding sequence ATGGCACCTCGTTCATCCCGCAAAACCTCTATCGGCAACCGGCATATGTCCATCAAGCTCTGCCCTTTGTCGGTGGCTATGATCTCGGCGCTCGGTACGCCCATCGTGATCGCCGCCGAGCAAAACATCGCCTTCAATATCCCGCCGCAAGCGCTGGGCAGCGCGCTGAATGCCTATGCCGATACCGCCAATATCCAACTCAGCTATCCGGCCGACCTGACGGCCGGCCTTAAATCGCCGGGCGTTTCCGGCCAATACACCACACAGCAAGCCTTGCAAAAGCTGTTGATTGGCACGGGAATCGTCACCCGTACCACGGCAAACGGCACGATAACATTGCAAAAATCGCCTGACTCGCAAGCCGATGTCTCAACGCTGTCGGCGGTAACCGTGTCCGGCGATCGCGCGTACAGTGATGCCGCTGACCCTTACAGCAAGGACTATGCGACGACCAAGGCGTTTGCCGCCACCAAGACCAATACGCCCATCATCGAAACCCCAACTTCGATTCAGGTCATAGCAAGAGCCGTGATGGATGATCAGAAATCCTCGCGGGTCAAGGATGCCTTGGAAAACGTCAGCGGCGTGCGGGCCCAACCTTCGCTGGGCAGCAGCGTCGGCTATATCGTTCGCGGCTTCAGAACCGGTAATATTTATCGAAACGGCTTGTTGATGAGCGAAGGTACTTTCGGCGACCTGGACTCGGCCAATCTGGAAAACATCGAAGTGCTCAAGGGTCCTGCACAGCTTTACGGCCGCACCGAGCCGGGCGGCCTGATCAGCCTCACCACCAAAAAAGGTCTGGATACGCCTTACTATTCTCTGGAGCAGCAGTTCGGTTCTTACGATTTGTACCGCACGCAATGGGATGCCGGCGGTCCGCTGACCGACGACAAATCCTTGGTATACCGTTTTTCCGGCGCCTATCAAAGCAATGATTCGTTCCGGGATTTCGTATCCGTGGACCGGATGGTATTCAACCCCAGCATTACCTGGCTGCCCAGCGCTGCCACCGACGTAACGATCGATATCGAAGGCACCGAAAAAACCGCGCCGGCCGATTTTGGCATCCCCTTCATCGGTAACCGTCCCGCGGCGATTCCAATCAGCCGCAATCTGGGCGATCCGAACACGCCGCTCGGCGAACAATCCAGCGTCAAAATCGGTTCCGAAATCAATCATCGCTTCAATGACGACTGGGCGATACACAACCGCTTCCTGGCCAGCCTATCGGACGGTACGACCACGTTCGTCAATCCGGCGCCAGCGTTCAATGCCGCTGCGGCGTTGAATCAAACCACCGGACTGATGCAGCGCAATATCTTTCAACAAACCAGCGAGCAGGAGCATTACGCGACCAACCTGGACCTCACCGGCAAATTTCGCACCGGCGACCTCAAGCATGATGTGCTGCTTGGCTTTGATTATTACCGCAGCTTCGACTCCTATGGCGGCAACGGCAAATGGAAGGAAGCCGACCCTGCTCTGGCAATCAATATTTATAACCCATATCCCAGCTACGGCATTTCGCGGGCCGCGTTCGATAATTCATTGCTGACTTCCAATACCTTCGGCTCGCCTGCCAACGGCGGGATTGGCAATCGCGCCAAGCTCTTCAACAGCTGGTATGGGGTTTATTTTCAAGACCAAACCACTTTCTGGGACAAGTTACACATCATGGGCGGCGGCCGTTACGACTGGACCGAAACCGGCCGCGGTAATGGCTTTAATTTTTCCGACGCCGCCGGGCGAGTGAACGAGTTCAAAAAGGAAGATCAAGGTTTCAGTCCGAAAGTGGGAATACTCTACGAAGCGATGGATGAACTGAGCCTGTACGGCAACTGGACTACCTCGTTCGGCGCCAACAATGCGCCATCCGCCGATGGTAAGACCTTCGATCCGCAAATTGGCGAGCAATTCGAGGCGGGCATCAAGACCCAGTTGTTCGATCAGCGGCTGCTGGCTACCTTGGCCTATTATCATTTGAGCAAGGACAACATTCTGGTCAACGATCTGAGTACAGCCGATCCTTTCGACAAAATCGCCAACCTGCAACGCAGCCAGGGCATAGAGCTGGATATGACCGGCTATCTCAGCAACCATTTCAGCCTGATCGGCAGCTATGCCTTTACCGACGCGCGCATCATCAAGGATTACAGCGGCGGCACCCAAGGCAATCGCCTGAACAACGTGCCGGAGCATTCCGGCAGCCTATGGCTCAAGTACGACATGAACGGCTATGCGGCTCGGGATGGTTTCAGCGCAGGCGTTGGTGGCGTTGCCGCCGGCGCGCGCGAGGGGGATAACACCAATACCTTTCAGATGCCGGGTTATGTCAGGATGGATGCCTTCGTGGCTTACAAGCAGAAAGTCGGTGGATCGCGGGTCACCGCGCAATTCAATATTCGCAATCTGCTGGATAAACGCTACTACGAATCCACCGATCCCGATTCCAACGTTGCCCCGGCCTTGGGTGTCTATCCCGGCGCACCGGTCACGGCGATAGGCTCGATTCGGGTGGAATACTAA
- a CDS encoding sialidase family protein yields the protein MNNIGILSKLVAGLFLCGLHGQASFAKPPHPFSARELSLPTTGISQQHHLAQTADGQLIVSWVEADGETSTAKFTILEKQGWSLPLTVVKVDGKLADPPVVLGLSDGSLAAAWMPYIKDAPDRYAADIYLARSIDGGLTWSTPLKPYADAARIYDAQMSLAALPDTRIALVWTDMRNAGHGPEHKQDNRFQLMATVVDKNWRASPEIILDNDVCSCCRSFTDAQGEQLVTVYRDHAAGEIRDISAVRWQAAGNPRIAGVHADGWVIGGCPSNGQSVDMATHGTVVAWFTAADGKGRVKTAFSNDGGAHFELPIELDANASGYANALMLDDGSALVSWRGRNGPEDELRVAKVTKSGLVSRQTTVYRGGFPKWPSKYLGMVRVGKEAYVAWTDPVHKKVRLMALTVE from the coding sequence ATGAATAATATCGGAATTTTATCCAAACTTGTCGCCGGACTTTTTCTATGCGGCTTGCACGGCCAGGCTTCATTTGCCAAGCCGCCGCATCCGTTTTCGGCGCGAGAATTATCCTTACCGACCACCGGCATCAGCCAGCAACACCATCTCGCGCAAACAGCAGACGGGCAGTTAATCGTCAGTTGGGTGGAAGCCGACGGTGAAACCAGTACCGCCAAGTTCACCATTCTGGAAAAACAGGGCTGGTCGCTGCCGTTAACCGTGGTCAAGGTGGACGGTAAGTTGGCCGATCCGCCGGTGGTGCTGGGGCTCAGCGACGGCAGCCTGGCGGCGGCCTGGATGCCGTATATCAAGGATGCGCCGGACCGCTACGCGGCGGACATCTATCTGGCCAGATCGATCGACGGCGGCCTAACTTGGAGTACGCCATTAAAACCCTACGCCGATGCCGCGCGCATCTACGACGCACAAATGTCTTTGGCCGCCCTGCCGGATACCAGGATAGCATTGGTCTGGACCGACATGCGCAACGCCGGCCATGGTCCCGAGCACAAACAAGACAACCGATTCCAATTAATGGCGACCGTGGTCGACAAAAACTGGCGCGCCAGCCCGGAGATTATTCTGGATAACGATGTCTGCTCCTGCTGCCGCAGCTTTACCGACGCGCAGGGCGAACAGCTGGTGACGGTCTATCGCGACCATGCCGCCGGCGAAATCCGTGACATCAGCGCGGTGCGCTGGCAAGCAGCCGGCAATCCGCGAATCGCCGGCGTTCATGCCGACGGCTGGGTGATCGGCGGCTGTCCCAGTAACGGGCAGTCCGTCGATATGGCGACGCACGGCACAGTCGTCGCCTGGTTTACCGCCGCTGACGGCAAAGGTCGGGTAAAAACGGCTTTCTCCAACGACGGCGGCGCGCATTTTGAGCTGCCTATCGAACTGGATGCCAATGCCAGCGGTTATGCGAATGCTCTGATGCTGGACGACGGTTCCGCTCTGGTCAGCTGGCGCGGCCGCAATGGGCCAGAAGATGAGCTACGGGTTGCCAAGGTGACAAAAAGCGGTTTGGTTAGCCGGCAAACCACGGTTTATCGAGGGGGCTTTCCGAAATGGCCCAGCAAATATCTGGGCATGGTCCGCGTGGGAAAAGAAGCCTATGTGGCTTGGACCGATCCGGTACATAAAAAAGTGAGACTGATGGCTTTAACCGTCGAGTAG